A stretch of the Engraulis encrasicolus isolate BLACKSEA-1 chromosome 19, IST_EnEncr_1.0, whole genome shotgun sequence genome encodes the following:
- the nkx2.2a gene encoding homeobox protein Nkx-2.2a, with protein sequence MSLTNTKTGFSVKDILDLPDTNDEEGSITGTEDDTEGSEPRKTPAGVLVQSPLEGVQNLPIKNPFFDTSDNPYTRWLATTDSIQYSLHGLSANSQDSSAKSPEPSADESPDNDKETSSNGSDSGKKRKRRVLFSKAQTYELERRFRQQRYLSAPEREHLASLIRLTPTQVKIWFQNHRYKMKRARAEKGIEVSHLPSPRRVAVPVLVRDGKPCHTLKAQDLAATFQAGIPFSAYSAQSLQHMQYNAHYSAAATTQFPSAHHLVQTSQWTW encoded by the exons ATGTCGTTGACCAACACAAAGACGGGCTTTTCTGTAAAGGACATTTTGGACCTCCCTGACACGAACGATGAAGAAGGATCTATCACTGGAACGGAGGACGACACGGAGGGCTCGGAACCCAGGAAAACGCCCGCTGGAGTTTTGGTGCAAAGTCCACTTGAAGGCGTTCAAAATCTGCCTATAAAGAacccattttttgacacaagtgACAATCCTTACACAAGATGGCTTGCCACCACGGACAGCATCCAGTATTCAT TGCACGGTCTATCTGCTAACTCGCAAGACTCATCAGCCAAATCGCCAGAGCCCTCCGCCGACGAATCACCGGACAACGACAAAGAAACTTCGAGCAATGGCAGCGACTCCGGTAAGAAGCGCAAGAGGAGAGTGCTGTTCTCCAAGGCGCAGACATACGAACTCGAACGTCGCTTCAGGCAACAGCGGTACCTTTCAGCACCCGAGAGGGAACACCTCGCTAGCTTGATTCGCCTGACACCGACGCAAGTGAAAATTTGGTTCCAGAACCACCGATACAAAATGAAGAGGGCTCGCGCCGAAAAAGGTATTGAAGTGTCCCATCTGCCCTCACCACGCCGGGTGGCCGTCCCGGTTCTAGTTAGGGACGGTAAGCCCTGCCACACGTTAAAAGCTCAGGACTTGGCAGCCACTTTCCAAGCTGGAATACCCTTTTCCGCATATAGCGCCCAGTCCCTTCAGCACATGCAATATAACGCCCATTACAGCGCTGCCGCCACAACACAGTTCCCCTCGGCACATCACTTGGTACAAACATCACAGTGGACTTGGTGA